A region from the Geobacillus vulcani PSS1 genome encodes:
- a CDS encoding NCS1 family nucleobase:cation symporter-1 yields the protein MKTQIEHNGIVVLTEEAAQEVSGSPLWNDDLRPTTRQEHSWRGINFATLWIGMCLCIPSYTMASGMIALGMNWWQAVGTIFLGNVIVLIPILLNSHAGTKFGIPYPVFARLWFGDKGAHIPTLARALVAAGWFGINTWIGTEAIDTLLMASFSSWGNLPGHTAIVFALFWILNISIAYRGPEGIKKLSAVAAPVVGISSIILLIWAFTNAGGWGPILETPSKFETTGEFLKVFFPSLTGVIGFWATLALNIPDFCRYAQSQKSQMVAQSLSLPITMTVFSFIGIAVTSATIVIFGQAIWDPVQLLAKFPPFVILLGTIIIVISSVTINVGANVVAPARAIENLYPKRITFGIGAIITGLFAILLQPWYIMSNFGNYIFGWLGTYAALLGPIDGIAIADYWLVRRRQLHLKELYKPNGRYNYANGFNKNGVYALIVGVVIPVLGLFIPPLRFLWDNAWTFGLFIAIGVYTYLMKNDQSILKEGEYEQITLFDSKHNSPTEIAK from the coding sequence ATGAAAACACAAATTGAACACAATGGGATTGTGGTCTTGACGGAGGAAGCCGCACAAGAAGTCAGTGGAAGTCCTTTATGGAATGATGACTTGCGTCCAACAACAAGGCAAGAACACTCATGGAGAGGAATCAATTTTGCTACATTGTGGATTGGAATGTGTTTATGCATTCCTTCATACACCATGGCCAGCGGCATGATTGCTTTGGGAATGAACTGGTGGCAAGCTGTTGGTACCATTTTTCTGGGGAACGTGATCGTCCTTATTCCGATTTTATTAAACTCCCATGCAGGAACAAAATTCGGGATTCCTTATCCTGTGTTTGCCCGGCTTTGGTTTGGAGATAAAGGCGCCCATATTCCCACTTTAGCCCGGGCCCTTGTAGCAGCCGGATGGTTTGGAATCAATACGTGGATCGGAACAGAAGCCATTGACACATTACTTATGGCATCATTCTCTTCGTGGGGGAATTTACCGGGACATACAGCCATTGTATTTGCATTATTTTGGATCTTAAATATCAGTATTGCTTATAGGGGCCCAGAGGGCATCAAAAAGCTAAGCGCAGTGGCTGCACCTGTTGTCGGGATTTCTTCCATCATTTTGCTCATTTGGGCATTTACAAACGCCGGAGGATGGGGACCGATTTTAGAGACTCCTTCTAAGTTCGAAACAACTGGTGAATTTTTGAAAGTCTTTTTCCCTTCTTTAACTGGCGTCATCGGCTTTTGGGCCACATTGGCATTAAACATCCCTGATTTTTGCCGATACGCACAGAGTCAGAAATCACAAATGGTGGCTCAAAGTTTATCCTTACCTATTACAATGACTGTTTTTTCATTTATTGGAATTGCCGTAACCTCTGCAACCATTGTGATTTTTGGTCAAGCCATTTGGGATCCCGTGCAGCTGTTAGCTAAATTTCCCCCATTTGTCATTCTATTAGGGACTATTATTATTGTCATCTCTTCTGTAACTATTAATGTGGGTGCCAACGTGGTTGCCCCTGCCCGAGCGATCGAAAATTTATATCCGAAGCGAATTACATTTGGAATTGGCGCGATTATCACAGGACTATTCGCTATTTTATTGCAGCCGTGGTATATTATGTCCAACTTTGGAAATTATATATTCGGCTGGCTTGGCACATACGCCGCTTTGCTTGGACCCATTGACGGCATTGCTATTGCCGACTATTGGCTCGTTCGCCGAAGACAGTTGCACTTAAAAGAACTGTACAAACCGAATGGCCGTTACAATTATGCAAATGGGTTTAACAAAAACGGAGTGTACGCACTGATTGTGGGAGTCGTTATTCCTGTACTTGGTTTATTCATACCACCACTTCGTTTTCTTTGGGACAACGCGTGGACATTTGGATTGTTCATTGCAATCGGTGTCTACACCTACTTAATGAAAAACGACCAAAGCATATTAAAAGAAGGCGAGTATGAACAAATCACCCTTTTCGATTCAAAACATAACAGTCCGACAGAAATCGCAAAATAA
- a CDS encoding site-specific DNA-methyltransferase produces MANGSRKAKGAARARLELVKELFPEAVAGEAIDWERLKKALGCQAEDEVYGFTWPGKAEAKRLAEAPAAGVLQPDREKSKRWETTSNWYIEGDNLEALKLLRSSHEGKVQMIYIDPPYNTGKALTYKDNWRKRKRAASGLGREEARAHAGWLNMMYPRLWAAKALLAETGAIFISIDDTEQANLKKVCDEIFGERNFVATFIWQRAFSPVNMNKFASRNHDFILCYAKNIDRLAWYGLPRHPEADGRYANPDNDPRGPWTSGDLSVGPPIPEKIYDIVTPSGRIVSPPHGYCWRVTKERFAELAADNRIWFGKDGNGVPRLKRFLREVKPTMTPLTIWTHDEVSHSQEAKKELKELFDGVAVMDYPKPVKLIQRMIALTTKNDDVILDFFSGSATTAHAVMQQNAEDGGRRSFIMVQLPERLAETSAAYRAGFRTICDIGRERIRRAGEKIVYETGKTELDIGFQVFRIERKSNQPDR; encoded by the coding sequence ATGGCAAACGGCAGCAGGAAAGCAAAAGGAGCAGCGAGGGCGCGGCTTGAGCTGGTTAAGGAGCTTTTTCCGGAGGCGGTGGCGGGCGAAGCGATCGACTGGGAGCGGCTGAAAAAGGCGCTTGGCTGCCAGGCGGAGGACGAAGTGTACGGGTTTACATGGCCGGGAAAAGCGGAGGCGAAGCGGTTGGCGGAGGCGCCCGCTGCGGGAGTGCTGCAGCCGGACCGGGAGAAAAGCAAGAGGTGGGAGACGACAAGCAATTGGTACATTGAAGGGGATAATTTGGAAGCGTTAAAGCTTTTGCGCTCCTCGCATGAAGGAAAAGTGCAAATGATTTACATTGATCCGCCTTACAATACAGGAAAAGCGTTGACGTACAAAGACAATTGGCGCAAGCGAAAACGTGCCGCTTCAGGTTTAGGGCGGGAAGAGGCGCGTGCCCATGCCGGCTGGCTCAACATGATGTATCCTCGTCTTTGGGCGGCGAAGGCGTTGTTGGCCGAAACAGGGGCGATCTTTATCTCTATTGATGATACGGAGCAGGCGAATTTGAAAAAGGTGTGCGATGAAATTTTCGGTGAGCGGAATTTCGTTGCGACGTTCATTTGGCAGCGGGCGTTTTCGCCGGTGAATATGAACAAGTTTGCCTCGCGCAACCATGATTTTATTTTATGTTACGCGAAAAACATCGATCGCCTGGCTTGGTACGGATTGCCGCGCCATCCGGAAGCGGACGGGCGGTATGCCAACCCAGACAATGACCCGCGCGGTCCGTGGACGTCCGGTGATTTGTCGGTCGGCCCGCCGATTCCGGAAAAAATTTATGACATCGTGACCCCAAGCGGCCGGATTGTTTCGCCGCCCCATGGGTATTGTTGGCGGGTGACGAAAGAGCGCTTTGCCGAGTTGGCGGCGGACAACCGCATTTGGTTTGGTAAAGACGGCAACGGGGTGCCGCGCTTAAAGCGATTTTTGCGCGAGGTGAAACCGACGATGACGCCGCTCACGATCTGGACGCATGACGAGGTGTCCCACTCGCAGGAGGCGAAAAAGGAGCTGAAGGAGCTGTTTGACGGGGTGGCGGTGATGGATTACCCGAAGCCCGTCAAGCTGATTCAGCGTATGATCGCATTGACGACGAAGAACGATGACGTCATCCTCGACTTTTTTTCCGGCTCGGCGACAACGGCCCATGCGGTGATGCAGCAAAACGCCGAAGACGGCGGCCGGCGGTCGTTCATTATGGTGCAGCTTCCTGAACGGCTGGCGGAAACGTCAGCGGCATATCGGGCTGGGTTTCGGACGATTTGCGACATCGGTCGTGAGCGCATTCGCCGCGCGGGGGAGAAAATCGTTTATGAAACGGGGAAGACGGAGCTTGATATCGGTTTTCAAGTGTTTCGGATTGAACGGAAATCAAACCAGCCCGATCGCTAG
- a CDS encoding sigma 54-interacting transcriptional regulator, with amino-acid sequence MIHQESLRTGRPFVLINCAAIRVALLESELFGYVDGSFPYVKNGRSERYASQHGEVQTFVVDGAVLHMYRVGCRVFGQVASRSQ; translated from the coding sequence GTGATTCATCAGGAAAGCCTGCGGACTGGCCGCCCATTCGTCCTTATAAACTGTGCGGCCATTCGTGTCGCTTTGCTGGAAAGCGAATTGTTCGGCTATGTGGATGGATCGTTTCCCTATGTGAAAAATGGTAGGTCTGAGCGCTACGCTTCGCAGCACGGGGAAGTCCAAACGTTCGTTGTTGACGGTGCCGTCTTGCACATGTATCGAGTCGGTTGCCGCGTGTTCGGTCAGGTGGCTTCCCGCAGCCAGTAA